AAACGGCAAAAATCCTGATGGAAGCCGGCCTGGTGGCCATTACCGCTTTCATCTCTCCCTACCGCCGTGACCGCGACGCCGTTCGCGCCCTGATGGCCCCCGGCGATTTTATTGAAATTTACCTGGACTGCTCCCTGGATGCCTGCCGCCTCCGGGACCCCAAAGGTCTTTATAAAAAAGCGGATGCCGGCGAGATTGCCGAGTTTACCGGCGTCTCGGCTCCTTACGAGCCACCCTTAAAGCCGGAATTTACTCTGAAGACGGATGAGTTATCGGAAGCGGAGGCGGTGGACCTCATTATCACCTGTTTGCGACAGCGGCAGCTGATAGAGGTGTAAAAAATTTTTTCAACTTTCTGACTTGTATTTCCGGATGTTCGGGCTTGGCTCATAGCGGTATTGGCCGCCGAACGAATCACACGATGTGATTCGTGGCGGACGCCTCGGAAGCCGGCCATGGACGGCCGGCGAGAATGAGCGAGAGCCATGCCGGAACATCCGGGGAAATTTCTTCCAGCTGTTTTTAGCATA
Above is a window of Pseudomonadota bacterium DNA encoding:
- the cysC gene encoding adenylyl-sulfate kinase encodes the protein MKGNPKAENLTWNAELLGREQRARLNGHRSAVIWFTGLSGSGKSTLANRLAVELHALQVRNYVLDGDNLRHGLNRDLGFSPADRQENIRRVGETAKILMEAGLVAITAFISPYRRDRDAVRALMAPGDFIEIYLDCSLDACRLRDPKGLYKKADAGEIAEFTGVSAPYEPPLKPEFTLKTDELSEAEAVDLIITCLRQRQLIEV